The following are encoded together in the Bradyrhizobium sp. CCGUVB1N3 genome:
- a CDS encoding DEAD/DEAH box helicase, producing MLSDIINRKDIYDYFSRSAMEKGHAYQAQRRVADLEVSDDLKHVSARVRGSGSNVYRVDIALRFGGDRLTDLDGDCSCPMDYNCKHVAATLLEALSGKQPEAPSSSPLTRKADTGKTLAPAPPPVLPFEVQTWIEDVGRTVRTPDTDAEVSQRLLYCLHPSGEAMPFVAVSLRSVRVLKGGGNADNYASPSLFDFKSERAPKYYRDVDVDLLTQVTGRIRAYYSQGPYPAELLKRIVATGRAFWLDHKRKPLIWGEEREGRIEWQQAGKRGVAPHLVVPGAVALNAEPPVYVDEGSGLIGPVQLGVPPRFACQFLSAPAIPRAQVEEVSRRLSQKLPSLHHGLLPVPPPAAVRIDEDPRPVLRLKRGHVNAYYYAGREKERGPVGVASLGFRYGPFDIDTTQRASRLELFQAGQVYAITRRQGKERQARKQLTDFGLGDARAAFPTLDFRHAMDVTLRDQLDWFDFIALHAEKLRSEGFEILIDDDFPFRLAESSGDFDAELESSGIDWFELALGIEIDGERHDLAPHVAALVSRPDFTPERLKQLADKGERFYLPLADGRHLALAADRFLPLVLALHSLHLSGAFVDARKKIGLSRADVVPLLGVETENFAFRGADNLRRLAGLLQVRGLTAPDLPPTFRATLRPYQSQGVAWLDLLRESGLGGVLADDMGLGKTVQILALIELEKQRGRLTCPVLVVAPTSLMTNWSAEAQKFAPELKVLVLQGADRKQKFPAIAENDLVLTTYPLIARDREALLAREWHMAVLDEAQTVKNPDAATTRALREIRAGHRFCLTGTPMENHLGELWSIMSFANPGYLGDKAAFSRQWRGPIEKRGDKARAGALAQRVKPFLLRRTKAEVAADLPPKSEILEAIVLEGPQRDLYDSIRLSMSRKVREAIEKRGLAKSHIVVLEALLRMRQVCCDPALLKLSDSVERPSAKLDRLIEMVSELLSEGRKIIVFSQFTSMLDLIRRRFDTDSLRYSLLTGETKDRKAAIEAFQNGSSEIFLVSLKAGGVGLNLTAADTVIIFDPWWNPAVEEQAIDRAHRIGQDKAVFVYRLVAAGTIEEKMDELKARKRALADSLFDRDGQIASALTEDDVKALFEA from the coding sequence GTGCTCTCGGACATCATCAACCGCAAGGACATCTATGATTATTTCAGCCGTTCGGCGATGGAGAAGGGGCATGCCTATCAGGCCCAAAGACGCGTCGCGGATTTGGAAGTCAGCGACGACCTGAAGCATGTCAGCGCCCGGGTCCGCGGCAGCGGATCCAATGTCTATCGCGTCGACATTGCGTTGCGGTTCGGGGGCGACCGGCTGACCGACCTCGACGGCGATTGCAGTTGTCCCATGGACTACAATTGCAAGCACGTCGCTGCGACCCTTCTCGAGGCGTTGAGCGGCAAGCAACCCGAGGCGCCGTCGTCGTCGCCACTGACGCGAAAGGCCGATACGGGCAAGACTCTCGCGCCGGCACCTCCTCCGGTTCTTCCCTTTGAGGTCCAAACCTGGATCGAGGACGTCGGCCGCACGGTGCGGACACCTGACACTGATGCGGAGGTGAGCCAACGACTGCTGTATTGCCTGCATCCGTCGGGAGAGGCGATGCCCTTTGTGGCCGTGTCCTTGCGTTCGGTTCGGGTGCTCAAGGGAGGAGGCAATGCAGACAATTACGCCAGCCCGAGCCTGTTCGATTTCAAGTCGGAACGGGCGCCGAAATATTACCGTGATGTCGACGTCGATCTTCTGACGCAAGTCACGGGGCGGATTCGCGCCTACTATTCCCAGGGACCGTATCCGGCGGAATTGTTGAAGCGGATCGTCGCAACGGGCCGCGCATTCTGGCTCGATCACAAACGCAAGCCGCTGATTTGGGGAGAGGAGCGCGAGGGCCGGATCGAATGGCAACAGGCCGGCAAGCGTGGCGTCGCGCCTCATCTCGTGGTGCCCGGAGCAGTCGCACTCAATGCCGAGCCGCCGGTCTATGTCGACGAAGGGTCCGGGCTGATCGGCCCCGTGCAGTTGGGCGTGCCGCCGCGGTTTGCCTGCCAGTTTCTATCGGCGCCCGCCATTCCCCGCGCGCAGGTTGAGGAAGTCTCGCGCCGCTTGAGCCAGAAGCTGCCCTCGCTTCATCACGGCCTCCTGCCCGTGCCTCCGCCGGCGGCGGTACGGATCGACGAGGATCCGCGTCCGGTACTGCGACTGAAACGCGGACACGTAAATGCGTATTACTATGCTGGCAGGGAGAAGGAGCGTGGTCCCGTCGGCGTCGCCAGTCTCGGCTTCCGCTACGGTCCGTTCGACATCGACACGACCCAGAGGGCGAGTCGGCTGGAATTGTTCCAGGCCGGGCAGGTCTATGCGATCACGCGGCGCCAGGGCAAGGAAAGGCAGGCGCGCAAGCAGCTCACCGACTTCGGTCTCGGGGACGCGAGGGCGGCATTTCCGACGCTCGATTTCCGTCATGCCATGGACGTCACGCTGCGCGACCAGCTCGACTGGTTCGATTTTATCGCGCTTCACGCGGAAAAGTTGCGGTCCGAAGGTTTCGAGATCCTGATCGACGACGACTTTCCATTTCGGCTCGCGGAGTCGTCGGGCGACTTCGACGCCGAGCTGGAGTCGAGCGGCATCGATTGGTTCGAGCTGGCGCTCGGCATCGAGATCGACGGCGAGCGTCACGATCTCGCGCCGCACGTCGCCGCACTGGTGTCGAGGCCCGATTTCACGCCCGAGCGGTTGAAGCAACTCGCCGACAAGGGCGAGCGGTTCTACCTGCCGCTTGCCGACGGTCGTCATCTCGCGCTGGCCGCCGATCGCTTCCTTCCGCTGGTGCTGGCCCTCCACAGCCTGCACCTGAGCGGCGCCTTCGTCGACGCCAGGAAAAAGATCGGGTTGTCGCGTGCTGATGTCGTTCCGCTGCTCGGGGTTGAGACCGAGAATTTTGCCTTTCGCGGGGCCGACAATCTCCGTCGTCTCGCCGGGCTCCTTCAGGTGCGGGGACTGACCGCGCCGGATCTCCCGCCGACCTTTCGTGCGACGCTTCGGCCTTATCAGTCGCAGGGCGTGGCATGGCTCGACCTGCTCCGCGAAAGCGGGTTGGGCGGTGTCCTGGCCGACGACATGGGGCTGGGCAAGACTGTCCAGATCCTGGCATTGATCGAGCTGGAAAAGCAGCGGGGTCGCCTCACGTGCCCGGTGCTGGTCGTTGCGCCGACGAGCCTGATGACCAACTGGTCCGCCGAGGCGCAAAAGTTTGCGCCGGAATTGAAAGTCCTCGTCCTGCAAGGCGCGGACCGCAAGCAGAAGTTTCCAGCCATCGCCGAGAACGATCTGGTCCTGACCACCTATCCCCTGATCGCAAGGGATCGGGAGGCGCTCCTGGCGCGGGAATGGCACATGGCCGTGCTGGACGAAGCGCAGACGGTCAAGAATCCCGATGCGGCCACCACCCGCGCGCTGCGGGAGATCAGGGCGGGCCACCGCTTCTGTCTCACGGGAACGCCGATGGAAAATCATCTCGGCGAACTCTGGTCGATCATGAGCTTCGCAAATCCGGGCTATCTCGGAGACAAGGCGGCATTCTCACGCCAGTGGCGTGGGCCCATCGAGAAGCGTGGCGACAAGGCCCGCGCAGGAGCGCTGGCGCAGCGCGTCAAGCCATTCCTGCTGCGCCGGACCAAGGCTGAAGTGGCCGCGGATCTGCCCCCCAAGAGCGAGATCCTGGAGGCGATCGTGCTCGAAGGGCCGCAGCGCGACCTCTACGATTCGATCCGGCTGTCGATGTCGCGCAAGGTCCGCGAGGCCATCGAAAAGCGGGGCCTCGCCAAGAGCCACATCGTGGTGCTCGAAGCCCTGCTCAGGATGCGGCAGGTCTGCTGCGATCCGGCGCTGCTCAAGCTGAGTGACAGCGTGGAACGCCCGTCGGCCAAGCTCGACCGCCTGATCGAGATGGTGTCGGAACTGCTGAGCGAGGGACGAAAGATCATCGTTTTCTCCCAATTTACCTCCATGCTCGATCTGATCCGACGACGCTTTGACACCGATAGCCTGCGTTACAGCCTGCTGACCGGCGAGACCAAGGATCGCAAGGCGGCGATCGAGGCGTTCCAGAACGGCTCGTCGGAGATATTCCTCGTCAGCCTGAAGGCGGGCGGCGTCGGCCTCAATCTGACCGCGGCGGACACCGTCATCATCTTCGATCCGTGGTGGAATCCTGCCGTTGAGGAGCAGGCGATCGATCGTGCGCACCGGATCGGACAGGACAAGGCCGTGTTCGTCTACAGGCTCGTTGCCGCCGGTACGATCGAGGAAAAGATGGACGAGCTCAAGGCCAGAAAGCGCGCGCTCGCCGACAGCCTGTTCGACCGCGATGGACAGATCGCTTCGGCGCTTACCGAGGATGATGTGAAGGCCCTGTTCGAGGCGTGA
- a CDS encoding MFS transporter: protein MTPSNYRWVIVAAGGLLGCVAIGGMFSLPVFLQPIAKDTGWSVTGISSAMTIGFLAMAFTSMAWGTLTDRFGPLPVVLTGSVVLTLSLTLASHATSLIAFQFIFGLLVGASCAAIFAPMMATVTGWFDTHRSLAVSLVSAGMGMAPMTMAPFAAWLVSSHDWRTSMQLVALVVGAIMIPASLLVRRPPALANPQAATSEAGAPQAEMSLSEALRSPQFLILVATNFFCCATHSGPIIHTVSYAVSCGIPLISAVTIYSVEGFAGMGGRIAFGLMGDRFGAKRVLVLGLLAQAFGALAYVFAHQLATFYAVAAVFGFIYAGTMPLYASLARDNFPLRMMGTVIGGTAMAGSLGMATGPLAGGLIFDAFSSYAWLYIGSWALGLCAFLMAMTFRPFAKPQAEPAAATA, encoded by the coding sequence ATGACCCCTTCCAACTATCGCTGGGTGATCGTCGCCGCCGGCGGCCTGCTTGGCTGTGTCGCGATCGGCGGCATGTTTTCGCTGCCGGTGTTCCTGCAGCCGATCGCCAAGGATACCGGCTGGTCGGTGACGGGCATCTCCAGCGCGATGACGATCGGCTTTCTCGCGATGGCCTTCACCAGCATGGCCTGGGGCACGCTGACCGACCGGTTCGGGCCGCTGCCGGTGGTGCTGACGGGATCGGTCGTGCTGACGCTGAGCCTGACGCTCGCGAGCCACGCGACCTCGCTGATCGCGTTCCAGTTCATCTTCGGGCTCTTGGTCGGTGCGTCCTGTGCTGCGATCTTCGCGCCGATGATGGCGACGGTGACGGGCTGGTTCGACACCCACCGCAGCCTTGCGGTCTCGCTAGTGTCGGCCGGCATGGGCATGGCGCCGATGACGATGGCACCGTTCGCTGCCTGGCTCGTCTCCAGCCATGACTGGCGCACCTCGATGCAGCTCGTGGCGCTGGTGGTCGGCGCCATCATGATCCCGGCCTCGCTGCTGGTGCGCCGCCCGCCGGCGCTGGCAAACCCGCAGGCCGCAACGTCCGAAGCGGGCGCGCCGCAGGCCGAGATGTCGCTGTCGGAGGCGCTGCGCTCGCCGCAATTCCTGATCCTGGTCGCGACCAACTTCTTTTGCTGCGCGACGCATTCCGGGCCGATCATCCACACCGTCAGCTATGCCGTGAGCTGCGGCATCCCGCTGATCTCGGCGGTGACGATCTACAGCGTCGAGGGCTTTGCGGGCATGGGCGGCCGGATCGCCTTCGGTCTCATGGGGGATCGTTTCGGTGCCAAGCGCGTGCTGGTCTTGGGCCTGCTGGCGCAAGCCTTCGGCGCGCTCGCTTACGTCTTCGCGCACCAGCTCGCGACGTTCTATGCGGTCGCCGCCGTGTTCGGCTTCATCTATGCCGGCACCATGCCGCTCTACGCCTCGCTGGCGCGCGACAATTTTCCGCTGCGTATGATGGGGACGGTGATCGGCGGCACGGCGATGGCCGGCAGCCTCGGCATGGCGACGGGGCCGCTCGCCGGCGGCCTGATCTTTGATGCGTTCTCCAGCTACGCCTGGCTCTATATCGGCTCCTGGGCGCTCGGCCTCTGCGCGTTCCTGATGGCGATGACGTTCCGCCCGTTCGCAAAGCCGCAAGCGGAGCCTGCAGCGGCGACGGCGTGA
- a CDS encoding helix-turn-helix domain-containing GNAT family N-acetyltransferase produces the protein MLDPISRVRRFNRAVTSAVGALDTSFLGRGRPLGAARVLNAIGHGREDVAEIRDYLGLDSGLMSRLLRSLEEEGMVETSLHEDDARRRVARLTRAGRREFNAYEALSNSQAEALLARHSQADALLAAMDMIGSALGQSRTTLTEMNPRGDEARYCLGEYYAELGRRFKQGFDVKLSRDPDAKDMVRPRGSFIVAMSDSLPIGCVGLKGTDHGYAEIKRLWVSPSARGLGLGRRLMDAAESAARELGITVLRLDTNSALPEAGQLYRRTGWSEIPRFNDDPYPDLFFEKRLAP, from the coding sequence ATGCTCGACCCCATTTCCCGCGTCCGCCGCTTCAACCGCGCCGTCACCTCCGCCGTCGGTGCGCTCGATACCTCCTTCCTCGGCCGCGGCCGGCCCCTGGGCGCCGCGCGTGTGCTCAACGCGATCGGGCATGGGCGCGAGGACGTCGCCGAGATCCGTGACTATCTGGGCCTCGATTCCGGCCTGATGAGCCGCCTGCTCCGCAGTCTCGAGGAGGAAGGGATGGTCGAGACAAGCCTGCATGAGGACGACGCGCGTCGTCGCGTCGCCCGGCTGACGCGCGCGGGCCGGCGCGAGTTCAATGCCTATGAGGCGCTGTCCAATTCGCAGGCCGAGGCCCTGCTCGCCCGCCATTCGCAAGCCGACGCGCTGCTGGCGGCGATGGACATGATCGGTTCTGCGCTCGGGCAGAGCCGCACCACACTGACTGAGATGAACCCGCGCGGCGACGAGGCGCGCTATTGCCTCGGCGAGTATTATGCCGAGCTCGGACGCCGCTTCAAACAGGGCTTCGACGTCAAGCTGTCGCGCGACCCCGACGCCAAGGACATGGTGCGCCCGCGCGGCAGCTTCATCGTGGCGATGTCGGATAGCTTGCCGATCGGGTGCGTCGGACTGAAGGGAACCGACCACGGCTATGCGGAGATCAAGCGGCTGTGGGTCTCTCCGTCCGCGCGCGGTCTGGGGCTTGGCCGGCGCCTGATGGACGCGGCCGAGAGCGCTGCGCGCGAGCTCGGCATCACCGTGCTGCGGCTCGACACCAACAGCGCGCTGCCGGAAGCGGGCCAGCTCTACCGCCGCACCGGCTGGAGTGAGATCCCGCGCTTCAACGACGACCCCTACCCGGATTTGTTCTTCGAAAAGCGGCTTGCCCCTTAG
- a CDS encoding VOC family protein, producing MATAENSKAAGTPKLRSVDFKLEIVVVPVSDVDRAKAFYAKLGWRLDADFASGNDWRVIQFTPPGSNASVIFGRNVTPAKPGSAQGLYLIVSDIEAARDTLVARGIEVGEVFHGSGDTHSGADEPYISGSRRVSGPDPARGSYRSFASFRDPDGNGWLLQEITTRLPGRVEADTTFNSTTELASALRRAATAHGEHEKRTGGKHDENWPDWYADYIVKEQAGQPLPN from the coding sequence ATGGCCACCGCGGAAAACAGCAAGGCTGCCGGCACTCCGAAATTGCGCAGCGTCGATTTCAAGCTCGAGATCGTCGTCGTGCCGGTATCCGACGTCGATCGCGCCAAGGCATTTTACGCAAAGCTCGGCTGGCGGCTCGATGCCGACTTCGCCTCCGGCAACGACTGGCGCGTGATCCAGTTCACCCCGCCGGGATCGAATGCCTCGGTCATCTTCGGCAGGAACGTCACGCCGGCCAAGCCCGGCTCCGCGCAGGGCCTGTACCTGATCGTCTCCGACATCGAGGCCGCCCGCGACACGCTTGTTGCCCGCGGCATCGAGGTGGGCGAGGTCTTTCACGGCAGCGGCGATACGCATAGCGGTGCGGACGAGCCCTACATCTCCGGCTCGCGACGCGTCAGCGGCCCGGACCCTGCGCGCGGCAGCTATCGCTCCTTCGCCTCGTTCCGCGATCCCGATGGCAATGGCTGGCTGCTCCAGGAGATCACGACGCGCCTGCCTGGCCGTGTCGAGGCCGACACGACGTTCAATTCGACAACCGAGCTCGCAAGCGCGCTGCGGCGCGCGGCCACAGCCCATGGCGAGCATGAGAAGCGGACCGGCGGCAAGCACGATGAGAACTGGCCGGATTGGTACGCTGACTACATCGTGAAGGAGCAGGCAGGCCAGCCGCTGCCGAACTGA